The Candidatus Woesearchaeota archaeon DNA window CTTTGTTAATCCACATCAACAACTCAAAGGGAAAACTCCTGCTGAAGCAGCAGAGATTGATCTCCATTTAGGACAGAACAAGCTTCTTGATCTCATAAGATGGAGAGCAAAAATGCAGATGACGAAGAGATGACAATGTCCAAGAACAACAATCCTTATAAAACACATCCATTCAGCAAAGAGAATGAAATACAACTGGTCATTACCCACAAGCATGTTCTTTCTTATCTCTGTTTTAATCTTCTTGTTAGACCAAATCACAAAAATTCTGATCAGAACACAAATAAAAGAAGGAACCTCTATTGAAATCATTCCAAACATATTGTATTTCACGCACGCGACAAATACTGGCGCGAGTTTTAGTATGCTGACAAACTACTCTTTCCTGCTCACGATTATTGCGGTTCTTGTCATCATCGGAATATTTATTTTTTACAAAAAAATACCGCTTCAATATCGAATAGCAGCAGCGTTAATCCTTGGAGGAACAGCAGGAAATCTTATTGATCGTTTGCAGTATGGCACAGTGACGGATTTCATCAATGTACAAA harbors:
- the lspA gene encoding signal peptidase II, producing MKYNWSLPTSMFFLISVLIFLLDQITKILIRTQIKEGTSIEIIPNILYFTHATNTGASFSMLTNYSFLLTIIAVLVIIGIFIFYKKIPLQYRIAAALILGGTAGNLIDRLQYGTVTDFINVQIWPIFNVADSAITVAAILLIIIVWKEEKTI